In one Arachis duranensis cultivar V14167 chromosome 9, aradu.V14167.gnm2.J7QH, whole genome shotgun sequence genomic region, the following are encoded:
- the LOC107466345 gene encoding uncharacterized protein LOC107466345 isoform X1, with the protein MYSLVRFHPVMRNSIAIAVPLRLRPNISNTLPHHKFRPTCFHSHEGHTISCVPYSAPQTKPMALHFEILGRFNRARAAQLTLPHFVCQTPLFMPVGTQGTIKGLTNNELERIGCQIILGNTYHLALRPTSELLEEAGGLHNFMNWPRAMLTDSGGFQMVSLLHLADITEEGVTFQSPVDGKPMLLTPEESIQIQNRIGADIIMALDDVVKTTITGPRIEEAMYRTLRWIDRCIAAHKRPHDQNLFGIVQGGLDPELRDICVKGLVDRNLPGYAIGGLAGGEDKDSFWRVVAQCTAALPEDKPRYVMGVGYPLDIVVCSALGADMYDCVYPTRTARFGTALIPEGVLKLKHRAMADDTRPIDPTCPCMVCKNYTRAYIHCLVTKDAMGSQLLSYHNLYYMMRLSRNLHTSIVEGRFPKFVCDFLQTMFPKGDVPEWVCNAMEVAGIDISSCCAPFPSCQEKYSSDEIGTNDIHMELRLTHTSYRPTRNLEI; encoded by the exons AT GTATAGTTTGGTCCGTTTCCATCCTGTAATGAGAAATAGCATTGCCATTGCGGTTCCTCTGAGATTGAGACCAAACATTAGCAACACTCTACCACATCACAAGTTCCGGCCAACCTGCTTTCACAGCCATGAAG GACATACCATTAGTTGCGTGCCCTACTCCGCTCCTCAAACAAAGCCCATGGCGCTTCATTTCGAG ATTCTTGGCCGGTTCAACCGTGCTCGTGCAGCTCAATTGACTCTCCCTCACTTTGTGTGTCAAACACCACTATTTATGCCAGTGGGTACTCAAG GGACAATCAAAGGCTTGACAAATAACGAACTTGAGAGAATTGGTTGCCAAATAATTCTGGGAAACACATATCACTTGGCCCTTCGACCTACTTCCGAGCTTCTCGAAGAAGCTGGTGGTCTTCACAATTTTATGAACTGGCCACGGGCTATGCTTACAGACTCTGGTGGCTTTCAAATG GTCTCATTGTTGCATCTTGCTGATATCACAGAAGAAGGAGTGACATTTCag TCACCGGTGGATGGCAAGCCAATGCTTCTTACACCCGAAGAATCAATTCAGATACAA AATAGAATTGGAGCAGATATTATTATGGCTTTGGATGATGTCGTAAAGACCACCATTACTGGTCCAAGAATTGAGGAAGCTATGTATCGAACACTTAGATGGATAGACAGATGCATAGCAG CGCACAAGAGACCTCACGATCAGAACTTGTTTGGTATTGTACAAGGTGGTTTAGATCCTGAGTTGAG GGACATCTGTGTCAAAGGTTTGGTAGACCGCAACTTGCCTGG CTATGCTATTGGTGGTCTTGCAGGAGGCGAAGATAAAGATTCGTTTTGGCGAGTTGTTGCTCAGTGCACTGCTGCTTTGCCAGAGGATAAACCACGATACGTTATG GgagttggttatccacttgaTATTGTTGTTTGTAGTGCTTTGGGTGCAGACATGTATGATTGTGTCTACCCCACCCGTACAGCACGCTTTGGGACTGCCCTTATTCCTGAG GGAGTACTAAAACTAAAACATAGAGCCATGGCTGATGATACTCGACCAATTGATCCTACCTGCCCTTGTATG GTTTGCAAGAACTACACCAGGGCCTACATCCATTGTCTTGTCACTAAAGACGCCATGGGGTCTCAGCTTCTATCAtatcataatttatattacaTGATGCGG CTTAGCAGAAATTTACACACATCAATAGTTGAGGGAAGGTTCCCAAA gttTGTATGTGACTTTTTACAAACAATG TTCCCCAAAGGTGATGTTCCTGAATGGGTCTGCAATGCTATGGAGGTGGCCGGAATCGACATTTCTTCCTGCTGTGCTCCATTTCCATCATGCCAAGAAAAGTATTCCAGCGATGAAATCGGAACTAATGACATACACATGGAGTTAAGGCTTACACACACAAGTTATAGACCAACACGAAATTTAGAAATTTAG
- the LOC107466345 gene encoding uncharacterized protein LOC107466345 isoform X2: protein MRNSIAIAVPLRLRPNISNTLPHHKFRPTCFHSHEGHTISCVPYSAPQTKPMALHFEILGRFNRARAAQLTLPHFVCQTPLFMPVGTQGTIKGLTNNELERIGCQIILGNTYHLALRPTSELLEEAGGLHNFMNWPRAMLTDSGGFQMVSLLHLADITEEGVTFQSPVDGKPMLLTPEESIQIQNRIGADIIMALDDVVKTTITGPRIEEAMYRTLRWIDRCIAAHKRPHDQNLFGIVQGGLDPELRDICVKGLVDRNLPGYAIGGLAGGEDKDSFWRVVAQCTAALPEDKPRYVMGVGYPLDIVVCSALGADMYDCVYPTRTARFGTALIPEGVLKLKHRAMADDTRPIDPTCPCMVCKNYTRAYIHCLVTKDAMGSQLLSYHNLYYMMRLSRNLHTSIVEGRFPKFVCDFLQTMFPKGDVPEWVCNAMEVAGIDISSCCAPFPSCQEKYSSDEIGTNDIHMELRLTHTSYRPTRNLEI from the exons ATGAGAAATAGCATTGCCATTGCGGTTCCTCTGAGATTGAGACCAAACATTAGCAACACTCTACCACATCACAAGTTCCGGCCAACCTGCTTTCACAGCCATGAAG GACATACCATTAGTTGCGTGCCCTACTCCGCTCCTCAAACAAAGCCCATGGCGCTTCATTTCGAG ATTCTTGGCCGGTTCAACCGTGCTCGTGCAGCTCAATTGACTCTCCCTCACTTTGTGTGTCAAACACCACTATTTATGCCAGTGGGTACTCAAG GGACAATCAAAGGCTTGACAAATAACGAACTTGAGAGAATTGGTTGCCAAATAATTCTGGGAAACACATATCACTTGGCCCTTCGACCTACTTCCGAGCTTCTCGAAGAAGCTGGTGGTCTTCACAATTTTATGAACTGGCCACGGGCTATGCTTACAGACTCTGGTGGCTTTCAAATG GTCTCATTGTTGCATCTTGCTGATATCACAGAAGAAGGAGTGACATTTCag TCACCGGTGGATGGCAAGCCAATGCTTCTTACACCCGAAGAATCAATTCAGATACAA AATAGAATTGGAGCAGATATTATTATGGCTTTGGATGATGTCGTAAAGACCACCATTACTGGTCCAAGAATTGAGGAAGCTATGTATCGAACACTTAGATGGATAGACAGATGCATAGCAG CGCACAAGAGACCTCACGATCAGAACTTGTTTGGTATTGTACAAGGTGGTTTAGATCCTGAGTTGAG GGACATCTGTGTCAAAGGTTTGGTAGACCGCAACTTGCCTGG CTATGCTATTGGTGGTCTTGCAGGAGGCGAAGATAAAGATTCGTTTTGGCGAGTTGTTGCTCAGTGCACTGCTGCTTTGCCAGAGGATAAACCACGATACGTTATG GgagttggttatccacttgaTATTGTTGTTTGTAGTGCTTTGGGTGCAGACATGTATGATTGTGTCTACCCCACCCGTACAGCACGCTTTGGGACTGCCCTTATTCCTGAG GGAGTACTAAAACTAAAACATAGAGCCATGGCTGATGATACTCGACCAATTGATCCTACCTGCCCTTGTATG GTTTGCAAGAACTACACCAGGGCCTACATCCATTGTCTTGTCACTAAAGACGCCATGGGGTCTCAGCTTCTATCAtatcataatttatattacaTGATGCGG CTTAGCAGAAATTTACACACATCAATAGTTGAGGGAAGGTTCCCAAA gttTGTATGTGACTTTTTACAAACAATG TTCCCCAAAGGTGATGTTCCTGAATGGGTCTGCAATGCTATGGAGGTGGCCGGAATCGACATTTCTTCCTGCTGTGCTCCATTTCCATCATGCCAAGAAAAGTATTCCAGCGATGAAATCGGAACTAATGACATACACATGGAGTTAAGGCTTACACACACAAGTTATAGACCAACACGAAATTTAGAAATTTAG
- the LOC107466345 gene encoding uncharacterized protein LOC107466345 isoform X3: MALHFEILGRFNRARAAQLTLPHFVCQTPLFMPVGTQGTIKGLTNNELERIGCQIILGNTYHLALRPTSELLEEAGGLHNFMNWPRAMLTDSGGFQMVSLLHLADITEEGVTFQSPVDGKPMLLTPEESIQIQNRIGADIIMALDDVVKTTITGPRIEEAMYRTLRWIDRCIAAHKRPHDQNLFGIVQGGLDPELRDICVKGLVDRNLPGYAIGGLAGGEDKDSFWRVVAQCTAALPEDKPRYVMGVGYPLDIVVCSALGADMYDCVYPTRTARFGTALIPEGVLKLKHRAMADDTRPIDPTCPCMVCKNYTRAYIHCLVTKDAMGSQLLSYHNLYYMMRLSRNLHTSIVEGRFPKFVCDFLQTMFPKGDVPEWVCNAMEVAGIDISSCCAPFPSCQEKYSSDEIGTNDIHMELRLTHTSYRPTRNLEI; the protein is encoded by the exons ATGGCGCTTCATTTCGAG ATTCTTGGCCGGTTCAACCGTGCTCGTGCAGCTCAATTGACTCTCCCTCACTTTGTGTGTCAAACACCACTATTTATGCCAGTGGGTACTCAAG GGACAATCAAAGGCTTGACAAATAACGAACTTGAGAGAATTGGTTGCCAAATAATTCTGGGAAACACATATCACTTGGCCCTTCGACCTACTTCCGAGCTTCTCGAAGAAGCTGGTGGTCTTCACAATTTTATGAACTGGCCACGGGCTATGCTTACAGACTCTGGTGGCTTTCAAATG GTCTCATTGTTGCATCTTGCTGATATCACAGAAGAAGGAGTGACATTTCag TCACCGGTGGATGGCAAGCCAATGCTTCTTACACCCGAAGAATCAATTCAGATACAA AATAGAATTGGAGCAGATATTATTATGGCTTTGGATGATGTCGTAAAGACCACCATTACTGGTCCAAGAATTGAGGAAGCTATGTATCGAACACTTAGATGGATAGACAGATGCATAGCAG CGCACAAGAGACCTCACGATCAGAACTTGTTTGGTATTGTACAAGGTGGTTTAGATCCTGAGTTGAG GGACATCTGTGTCAAAGGTTTGGTAGACCGCAACTTGCCTGG CTATGCTATTGGTGGTCTTGCAGGAGGCGAAGATAAAGATTCGTTTTGGCGAGTTGTTGCTCAGTGCACTGCTGCTTTGCCAGAGGATAAACCACGATACGTTATG GgagttggttatccacttgaTATTGTTGTTTGTAGTGCTTTGGGTGCAGACATGTATGATTGTGTCTACCCCACCCGTACAGCACGCTTTGGGACTGCCCTTATTCCTGAG GGAGTACTAAAACTAAAACATAGAGCCATGGCTGATGATACTCGACCAATTGATCCTACCTGCCCTTGTATG GTTTGCAAGAACTACACCAGGGCCTACATCCATTGTCTTGTCACTAAAGACGCCATGGGGTCTCAGCTTCTATCAtatcataatttatattacaTGATGCGG CTTAGCAGAAATTTACACACATCAATAGTTGAGGGAAGGTTCCCAAA gttTGTATGTGACTTTTTACAAACAATG TTCCCCAAAGGTGATGTTCCTGAATGGGTCTGCAATGCTATGGAGGTGGCCGGAATCGACATTTCTTCCTGCTGTGCTCCATTTCCATCATGCCAAGAAAAGTATTCCAGCGATGAAATCGGAACTAATGACATACACATGGAGTTAAGGCTTACACACACAAGTTATAGACCAACACGAAATTTAGAAATTTAG
- the LOC107466325 gene encoding extensin-like translates to MGKKVIAKGAPRDKIHKLPGYPRPSTRSQDTTYTPSPSPPTSPPRTDPMARTKTTPRYPASAKPTPPPKATPSKPASSKPGSSKPSSSKGKRPAMEEPVPEPTKPKSMSVPVRSQRGNPITLSNLLANQTLIPLLTNHTS, encoded by the coding sequence ATGGGGAAGAAAGTTATTGCCAAAGGAGCACCGCGTGACAAAATCCATAAACTTCCAGGATATCCTAGACCATCAACTCGTTCTCAAGACACCACTTATACTCCATCACCTTCTCCTCCTACCTCTCCTCCTCGAACTGATCCCATGGCTCGTACCAAGACCACTCCAAGGTATCCTGCCTCTGCCAAACCGACACCACCACCAAAGGCAACTCCTTCCAAACCTGCCTCTTCAAAACCTGGTTCTTCAAAGCCATCCTCATCCAAAGGGAAGCGTCCGGCGATGGAAGAGCCTGTTCCTGAGCCTACAAAACCTAAGTCAATGTCTGTTCCTGTGCGTTCACAAAGAGGCAACCCTATCACCCTCTCAAATCTATTAGCGAACCAGACATTGATCCCTTTGCTCACAAATCACACTTCATGA